CCATTTTCACAAGAAATGAATTTCACTTAAATCATTTGCGTGCTTGGTGGGTCACTTCActtaaattcaaaaacaaagaaTAATGATTGAAAGTTAGGCAATACAAAGAAATCTATGGCCCACTGaagattttgcttttttttctttggttttgtttcAGGCATACATTTTTAAGCGTTCCTTTATTAAGTCTACATGTGAAGTGAACGAAAGTGCCACATCTGACATCAGAGATAAAAAGAAGTATTCAGTCATTCTCAAGGAGGAGCTCTCGTACCTATTGGCAGTGCTTGGCCCTGGTTTCGTAGACTCACAGGTGAGAGGGAGACTATTTAGTGCATATGTGAGGTGGGAATTAAAGATAATCTTACGCTAGAAATTTGGAGTGAAAAGGACTGGAGCAACTGATAATACCTTATTAACGCATAATTATTCAAAACGAGGTTCATATCTACTAGGAGGAAAGAGTCTACCAAAAAAGAGTGGATAATTTGCAGTAGCCAAACTTGAATGGCATGATGACATCCTAAATAATCGGTTGTTGTCAACCTCCACTCCTCATAACCATGTTCTATGTACCAATAAATGCATCATACTAGTTGGGTAATTTAAGATCTTACTACCAGCCGTGTTGCAAAAGATAGACATGTACCCTTTTGAATCATGAGATTTAACGGAAAATAAAGTTTCTGACAGTACACAGCTCACTTCTCCTTAAACTGTTGGCCCTACAGCTTTAACATCTACCAAGAAACCTCCAGATTAAAGATACCATTtagatttcttcttcctcacattGAAACGCAAAAAGCAAATATAAACCTAAGTAATCTGAATGGACTACTATATATTGCCCCAATAAGCATGACTGCAAGGGTGATTGCAAGTCGTGATTACTTTAATTGCCGTTTAACATTCAAATTCCTACGCAAACATAGGATCGTCCAATGCATCCATTTTGCTTTTCCAGAATTCCATGGACATTTCAATATGTAGACTCCAAGATAGCTAAAGCCAATCAACCCGGAAAAGTGTCATCGGACCCCACTTGAAcatcaaagcaaagaaaagagatgagcatctatctttaatatatTCCTTACTTCAGGAAGATTTTGTGacaattagaaattatatttaggTTACATATGTGTTTCTAATCAATATTTGCTGCAAATGCTTGTGTTTGCACCAAGGTAAGTATTCCTTCTTTATgcttacaatttatttattactttgattattgagGGTTCAATAATGGATGTGCACCCATATGATCATCTCACATGCTTGcacaatatttaaaaaataaaagggaaaattctaaataaggaccTGGAGTggatcaattttctcaaataaggacccgaaatgAACTTTGTATCGTATAAAGACCAAGTAAACTCATTGTCTCGAATAAGGATCTGAAgtaaattttgtgtcaaataaggacccaaaataATCAACttaatctctattgaggacCTTAGCTCACCGACGAACATTTTCCGGCGATTAAACTAGGGGCAATTTTGCCATAAATTtatgattagaaaaaaaaaaggaaaattctaaattaattaagtttaggttatcaTGTTGATGcttatgtttctttctttcttttccctcgcCGCTCTTCAACCAAATCGCTGCCTGATCATCATTGCAACGTGATTCTCGTCGCTTCTCACCTGCCCCTTGCAAGCATCAGTCTATTGTTCACCATCGTCTCTTCTTTCTATCGGTAGCCTCTTGTAAATTTTGTCAAGACGGCTCCCTGCGCTGGTAAGCTCGGCAGAGTCGCGGAGGCGATGGCCATGGGAATCTGCACCGCGCACAGAATGCTACCTTGGGGCACAGAACGCTCCCTTGGGGCCGTACTgtccctcctctctcttctttgttgcGGTCCCACTCCCGGTTCTTGCTCAGGGGTCGCCGGGACTCATTTGCTCTAGGTCAGAGCCGAGATGGTTCCAAGGTCTCTGCTTTTCTTTCGATACAATCTCTGTTATGAGAAATTCCGTATGGCTGTTTGTTTTCGCTGTACTTATAGCTTATTGGATTGCTAACAGGTCAGTGTTTTGTGTCTTTGTGCATAAAGTCCGTgtctctgtgtgtgtgtgtgtgttcggCACTGGCACTTAGGTGTTTACTGAGTTATCATCTCATAGTTTCCGTTGTTGTGCTTTCGCCATTGCAACTTTGGTGGAAATTGTTGCTAGTTCACTCGTGTGCACGCGTATTGTAGTTTTGTGGCGATTTGTGGCCTGGAAATTTTAGGATGACAGGACAGTGCGGTTCTTGCTGTGCTGTTGGATTTGAGGTTCTCGAGGCGGCGTAGATGTATGTGGGAGGAAATTGCGTATCTACGTTCTCTTTTTCGTATCCACACTGCAAGTTGGCTTGTGCAATCTTGAGTGAAATGCTAGAGTATTCAAAGTATTTTAGGCAGGCAGGAAAACTTTTGAGGACAGGCTTTGGAGCAGTCATCCCCGTGGATTGGTAATtaagttgtttctttttgttaacTATAACCCAGCTGCTTTGCTAgtcaagcaaaaaaagaaaataagaaaattttgaaggGACCTaataagagaaggaaaatcTGGATGACCGGAGGTAGGGATGATATTGCTAAGACACCGGGGTTTGCAATTGATTCGTAATATTATAGATGAAATCAAAACTCCGGCTGTCTGTCTGTGGTGATTAGTTATGAATTCAACAAGTATTGGCTGATTTCTCGTTAAATATGGTGAGACATGCTCTCTAGAAGGTTGGGTGGAGATTCACATTCATCCAAGTTTGAAGCAAACTGCTAAAGGACTAACTCTTGTGCACGaggaatttaatttcctttGATAGGTTTCTATCTGTTTTGAGGATGTTCTGTGGATAATGCATTGTCCTATTTGGAGATGGTTACTTGATATGGcttgctttttaaaattttgtctcTATTAACCCTAAAGCACCACTTAATACTATCAAAACAAAGTTTTTACATTGAGCTCGAAACTTATTCATACTAATGAACCAAATCCCTCAAATCCTTCATTTCTCTggtttttatgaaataatttgtgacattcacataaaaaaaaaaaattgaacctaaTTCAACTGTCCTATATTTTGTGGTGATTTAATATTCATTGATAAATGATAAGCAACTATCTTCTCATCACTTATCAGGGTTCTCTATTTTTATGAGTTCAGGCTTATGTGATGCAAGACGATGGATTGATCTCAATGCTACTGTGAGAGAAGTTGTTTACTACATAGCTCAACTACAATTGCCAAACTCCATAACAGTATCTGAGAAGAGGGAAATGGCAAAAATGGCAATAAGGGCAATGGGACTGCAAATGCCATGGACATAAAAATTTGAGGTTGAGGGACCAAAGGACTAAGTGATGGTCAAAAGAGAAGAGTTAGCATTTGCCCGAAGCTTGTCACCTGCTTGGAGCTTCTCTTCCTTGACGAAACCAACCAGTGGACTCGACCATCCTATTATGTCGTGAGCAGAATAACCATCTTTGACCAAAGAGATGGAACCCAAAGAACTATAATCGCATCAATTCATTAGCTCAGTAGTGGAGTCTTTCAACTTTTATTGAGTGCTTTAGattggttgaagaagatgatgggatGTGATAACTACATATGATCAGTAGGAGTTTGTTTTGTAAATTCaattgtttcttctctttcttgtagTGTTGTGCGCGTTATATATGCACATATTAAAGttgtaaactcatattttgttatctctttttgtaatggaaatatTGAAGTTCAATTAACTCATGTTTTCAATGATGAATTAATGGTGATGCTTTTTGGTACTACAAGTTGTATTTGGTTTCATTTGAGTCGGATATTCtatattttgttttgtataGAGCTCAAGCTTTGATAGAGCCCATTGACGTTCCATATTTTTCTTCGGCCTATACTATAGTGCATTTTAATTGGGTGTGTGCTTAGACTGCTGTGTTTGTTGTTCTTCGcaggtcattttttttatgctattgttttatattttcctttttctcattggATTGATAAGCTCATGTAGAATTGTTGTGAGTACCACCATATTACAATGAAGTGCTGGGACATTCCATAGCAAAGTAAATAGCACTAGATAAACTTGAATTGAGACATCCCAACACAAGAAATCTTTTCGACAAAATTTATCTACACATATTTTAAGATGCTTCCAAAATACATCCATCCATATCAACCAacagtaaaacaaaaagagtttGTGTTTATTGGTCTTGTTGCACTTGTGTATCTCCAAAAAAGCTGTTCATCTTTGACCACTTAAAAGTTGAGGTCCTTGCATCCTTCTCTTTACCTGCACTTGAAACACAAAATAAATCATCAGTTAAAATAAAGTCAAGTATAAGTAAGAACAGTTGTATGACCAAGTCAAGCATAAATAACTACCtttatcttctctcttcccATAGATAATATTGAGCTTGAAATTGTGCCAAAAATTGACACAAGCAATTCCTTGATCTCAAGTTAACATGTTGGGTTTGAGGGAGTGCTTTCTACCACATCTTGTGAACATGAGGCAACCATAAAATCTACTGGGGCTGATGCTGCTGCTACTAATGCTATTGGTGGATTCTTACAATGATACCTGTTATGGCCTAAACCACCACATTTTCCACAAGTAATTGTGGTATTTTGTCTCTTCAACTTTGTTCCCACCGGCTCTTGcacaacttttttctttcttgtcttcaaatttctattggttgtttcattcacgattttgttctttgtttcttcttttttcgccTACTTGCTTGGGCACATCTGGTGGGAGTAATGGCTCTCTGGCAGGCCACGTGTCTTTAGAATCTACAACATGCACAACATGGCTATATATTTGCATGAATGTTTTCTTACTAAAACTTGTGTGAACCCATTTTTCAGGTTCTTCCCTTATGTATATAAGAGCTGCCACAGCATGACAACAAGGAATCCCGCTGATGTCCCATCTTCTACAGCTACAAGATCTATGTCTAATATTAACAACTCTCTTGTCTCCATATGGCCCActtaattcaaattcatcctcTCCATTCCAGGTTGGAATCCATGATATCGAAAATTGTTTTTGAAGATCTAATATCTTCTGGATATTAGGACAGATCACACCAGTGTATTTGGTCATCCCATCCCTTTGCTTATGAATTCTCTCCATGAGTTGCGCTCTTATAGTTTCAAGCATTGTGATGATAGGCTTGTCCCTTGCATCGATGATGCTTTTGTTGAAACTTTCACACCAGTTGTTCAAGGAAATGTCACATTTTGAATTTGTCCTAAAGTAGGACTTGCTCCATTGCACAGAAGGCCTCTGGGATAACCAATCATAAGCTTTCTCATCAACTGCCTTCAGTTGTGCCATTGCCAAGTCAAAATCACATACTCTAGTTGCCATAGCAGCCTTCCAAAGAAGCTTTTTAAGTTCTACTCCTCTGTGATGTAGTTTAAAGTTTTCATAAAGATGCCTTAAGCAAAATCTATGTTCTGCTTCGGGCATTAGATGTGCTAGTGCTTGCATTAATCCCTTTTGTTTGTCACACAAAAAAGTCCagtactttgaattttcaggtCTGTAATTCCCAAGTCTTCTGCAATTAAACTAATAAACCAGTGCCATGTCTTGAATGTTTCTTGTCCGACAATTGCCCATGCAAAGGGATACATCTGATTGTTGCCATCTACGCCCACTGTTGCTAGAAGTATCCCCTTATAGCCTGATGACAAATGGCAACCATCGAATCCCACAAAGCGCCTACATCCTTCTACAAAGCCCCTCCTTAATGCATCCAAACAAATGTAGACTCCCCTAAACTTGAATTGGTCTTGACATTGCTCAGTCTTGATTATACATGTGGATCCTGGGTTGGCATCGAGAAGTGCCTGACAATAGCTTCTAAGCATCCAAAATTGCTCCTCCTCATTCCCCGTGATCATACTCATTGATATTGCCCTAGCTCTCTAAACCATTGTCCTTGACAACTTCAAAACATTCTCAAACTCCATCGTTTTTTTCATTGAAGCACCTGGCCATGTAGGATTGTTTCTCAACCTATCACAATACTTATTCGCTAGCCATTTAGTACTTATCTGAGGAACTTGTAGTGTTCTATTACATGTATGTACTGAGTTGAAGGTTTTGACTTGTAAAGTATGCTCCCTTTGCACTTTAGAGGCATATATGAGCCAATCACAGCCCTCCGAGCACACTGCCCTCAACTTGTTAGGTGTATTTTTAACAAACCTCACctttctcccattttttatggcaTGGTTCCTAACAGCTTCTCTAAATTCCTTCACATTACTAAAGCACATCCCCAACTTGAAGGTAGGATTTTCCATATCAACCTTAGCATTGAACTCAGGATGCGTATACTCATTTTCACTATTCTTGTTCAAGAAATCTGCATTATCAGCTAACACATCTACATATAGACTGATATCTCCAATCTCCATATCCCTCTCCATTGAACCATCATCATCAAGATCAATAAGGGGAAACCCATCTTCTTCAGCACTCTCAGCATCCTTACCACGCCTACTATCATACATGGAATAGTTCACTTCTTCACATCCCTCAACTGGTGAAAAGTGGAAGCAAACAATAACATCAATATACTCTTATACATAATACGCACCggggaaaaacaaaacaaaaactataaaaaaaattgcaatacaTCTATACCACACTACtattaatgaaagaaaattagTCACGCTAGTGACCACGTACCACACTTTTATTAGATACCAtttgccacaaaaaaaaaatgtgcattATTGacttaaaatgttttttgtGCTAATGATTTGGTAATACACATTAGGACTCATGTGGGCACGAAAGTGCTACTGTTATGGTGAGGGTAAAAAACCTGCACCTTTTATTAGTGATTTATCCTTGGTGTGATCAATGTGTTATAgctaaaaaatcatcaaaaactaACATTTAGATTTTAGGACATGCCATGAGCTCTAGCTATTAACGATAAAGTATacaccaaaaaaatagaaacaacagaaaagcattaaaaaattgcaataaagagACCACCGCCGCTGGCACATAGGATCACAACACAGCAtatccaattaaaaaaatcatagtgGACGCAACTGATATGCATTGATTGGACAAAATGAGACattcactaaaaaaatccatcaaaacaagtaaaaaaaatactataaaaCAGAACTATCTTGTACCATCATTGTCGTCGCTGCAGTCCGTGTGATATTCTATCACATGTCCACACCTTGTCGCCATGTTGCTTCAATGAGCCACAAACACTTTCTATTCAATGAACGAATGATTGGGTACAACAATTTGAACGAAACTAACCACGGTTGAACGTGAGtgcaaattgaaataaatgattAACCTGGAAAAAGATGATGGAGAATTGGGTTTTATACACAAGCTTTGTCTACATTTTGCTGGTTTAACGTGAGTGAATTCTAAGACGAAAAACCTAACCTTGATTGATGGGGAGGTGGGCCTGCTCGAGCTTTGTGCTTTGTGCAAGGGAAAAATGGAGGATTTGCAGGCGAAGGCCTACTTTGATGCGGCTGCCAAGAACGTCAAACGGTTGGCACAGGACTTTGTCACCGAGATGGATCACGACCGCGACGGCGTCGTGTGCCTCTCGGAGTTTCTTTCCTTCACGAAGATCAAGGGCTATGGGAGGATGAGCAACCCTTACTTGTTCAAGGAGCTTAACACGAGTGGCACAAGAAAGCTCAGCTTCGATGAGGCCATCACGTTTTTCTACATCGCCATGAGCGCTAGGCCTCTATGTGATGGGTGTGGGTGCCTCGCACTGGGGATGTTCTTCACGGTGTGAACTGCTTCAAGGACTCCAGTGAGGCCGAGACGTTCAATCTTATGTAGCGATTGCTTTTTCCACAGGATACCGTAGAAAACCTAggggtttttttgtttccattttaggatttgttaatttttccctagatttttttttgacaaaattgcccaaactctgGTCGtcggaaatgtcacatgcttgatagccGGCGAATATTTGGTTGACCAGCAAgctcgggtccttatttggaattgattcaaccactttgggtccttatttgagacaatgaaTCCACTTTAGGTCCTTCTCTGACACAAACTtcatttcaggtccttatttgagaaaattgatccacttcgggtccttatttggaattttcccaaaataaaataaaagagaaaagacatCAAAAGGGTATTAGAAAAATCCAATATAATTAAAtccccgaactcatttaatctctagttcgtagaagtaaaataattttcacattacCTTACTTGGGTTTTtgttgacccaccaaaaaatagattagtgacgactcctaattgaaaaactATTTGCATGTTAATCACTTAAATCCTAAGTCTTGAATTGGTATGAGTTTAGAAGAATCGAGTTAAGtataggcttaataatccattagccgaacccCTAGGTGGTTCTACCCGCTACAGGGAGGTCGCGATAATTATCTTTGATTACACATTTAATCATTTTGTATGTGGAATTATGGGCAATCATgttgtttagttttttttttcttaaaggcAGGTAACTTTATCTATTCATTAGCTAATAGTTATTTTCATTGCTTTGTAATTCACTTACTTgcaatatacttgcaattttttattttaggaaattttctaGTAGCAAgggatattttttctttattgattCTCTAATATCATCTATCAAAAAAGGGGTATTATATGTCAtatttggttttcaattttcgaaaatattttaataaaaatattatagtCCTCGATTTAGGGTCAAAGGGTTATTATATCAAAATAGGTAACTCTATATTGCTTAACTTTTTCAGGAACTCATCATAATCCTCAATTCAAGATATACTAATAAAAATATGctaaaattatcataaaaattaGATCATTAGATAAAGCTCGCCCAAGCACGTAGGTCACCCTCACACGGGTAATATCCACTTTTATGTGTAGAAAGATAGATTTTCAATAATCCAATCCTAACTCTAGGTTAACGTTGAATGAATCTATGCGTATGTACTCATCCGGATGCGAATAAATAGTGCAAGTGTCatgtttattttttcaaatttcctcCATCACACCTAGGTACTTCAGTAAAAATGACGAAATTAAATGACACTTGTATTCACGAAGATGTGAATCATATTCACATACTTGCGGTATGATTAGCAATTTATAGGAACTACACTTGCGCAATGAGACCGCTTCTGCCCTTTCCTGTTTTTTCTTTAGCTTTTAGAGAAGTTACATTGACAGCAAATAATACTGTTCTTTACTGAACTTCAACGCTTCAATAGCAGAAGTACACAATTTGAGCGTGAGCATTATCCTTCCTTTGTTTGACTTTTGTGATGTACAAGAAATTACAGCACAAATGGCACTTCTTGAAGAACTTCTCAAGGAGGTGTATGAGTGCATGGTTTTATGTCTCTAGGCTGCATGTAAGTCAGGAATTATCTAGGAAGCTCCTCCAAAAGAGCTTGAACCGCTGATATGCTTCCATCTGCCAAGAACATTATAATTTTGTGTAAGTTACTATCGAGAGAAAAACAGAAGATTTATCAGCAACAGTTAGActgttttgataaatttgtgctTGATTGCAAAACCTTTCCTATTATCAcctttaaaaagaagaaaaacaaagcagcagccaaattgaattttcaaatctaaTACTGGCTTCTCTGATCCAGATTTAATCAGTTGAAACAAAATACTTTAtatcaaatggctttaaagaTAATATGCCAAGATAGAATACAGCCAGGATGGGTAAACAAATGAATAAGCTTATCGAAACCAAGGAACCTACAAAGTCAAGAAAGAAACCGAGTCCGACTCTAATATCCTCCAACCATACCATGACAACATTACCATAAATGCCAGGTTTTCAACCTCTTTTGGTTTGATCTACCGAACAGTATTGCCCCTATTCAAATGCTACTCAAATGATATCTTATGACGAATTCACATTAATAAGGATGGAAACCTATGGTTTTAGTCAGGTATTAATGGGAACTTGAACATCTATctcatttaatgaaaactaatggaTTCATCAACAAAAAAGATCGTGAGAAAATTAACTTATGATGAACTTCTCGCATTGGAACAAACTGTACAATGTCGCTCGTGGCCACCTGACTAGTAGAGCTTTCCATCTAATTTCATGGTCACCATCAAGTTTATGATGGGAATAAAAATTGTAGACTGTTAAGCTCTCTATATCCTCTCTAGAAGAGATATTCCAATATAGTTCTTAAAAGCAATCGCGAGGAAGTTTTACTTAAACCATGGAAAACAAACCTACCTTCATTTGTGTAAAATCTGCACCTCCAACTCTAACTATCAAAATTGAGAGTGGAAGATCTGATGCCCTCACTAATGCATCCATGGTTTCCTATTGATCCGTGAGAACTCCATCCTAAACAAGGAGGTAAACTTCTATCAGCTGTGCAGAAAAACATATAAAAGCTAAGAAAGATCGAATGTTTGTTTCTATTTTACTGTTATTATGAGCAAAACGTAGTATTTGCTATTGTTATAAGAAAGTGATTGGCCAGCTATTTAAGCAGCCCTATTGATCACTTGCCCCATTGATCACTAGACCAAATAAAGTGGGACCTGCCAAGGCATCATTATGCAAAGCACCAGCATAAGCAGCCATGATGCCTTCGACTCCTTCAACCTATCAACAAAGAGTTCTAAACCGTGAATTATGGAATTGGATATAATGTCTTAGAGATTCTTCTATAACAGTCCCTGCTCCTAAAGTGAATACACCATGGGCCTATGGTAACCGTAGGGTTAGCTGGTGATTCGGATTTTGGGCTATATTACGAGATAAGTCTCCAGACTTGCTGTAGTCTTTAGAACTTAAAATGAgttataaaatgaatttatcATCCATTTTGCTGGCTCTAGTTTCCGCCAAATGACacgaattaaaattcagaaagtAGCGGTCCGatgaattcatttttttaatgaatctTACTCTTCTTGTCCAAGATAGTCAAACTTAGAAAATAGATAGAAAAGAATGACCAAACAAATGAAGAGTAGACAACTATACTAACTTAAAGTTCAGATAATTTCAGTAGAACACTTCTTGCTAATCCACGTTTCGGGATGTCAACAACTATGGACCTAATCGTGGAAACATTTGTCCGCTAAAAGAAGATGGATGGAACCAACCATCTTGGCTTGGACATCCATATGTTTGAAAACCACGTAAGcttaaagaaatatatatgaaactATGATAGCCATCACAATGCTCATTCAAGAATCTAGAAGGCAAATGTTTCAATTAAGCCAAAACAAAATCTGATTCCGCTACTGTCAAACAAATAGTGAATATTAT
The nucleotide sequence above comes from Eucalyptus grandis isolate ANBG69807.140 chromosome 2, ASM1654582v1, whole genome shotgun sequence. Encoded proteins:
- the LOC120290646 gene encoding uncharacterized protein LOC120290646 yields the protein MATRCGHVIEYHTDCSDDNDVEGCEEVNYSMYDSRRGKDAESAEEDGFPLIDLDDDGSMERDMEIGDISLYVDVLADNADFLNKNSENEYTHPEFNAKVDMENPTFKLGMCFSNVKEFREAVRNHAIKNGRKVRGVELKKLLWKAAMATRVCDFDLAMAQLKAVDEKAYDWLSQRPSVQWSKSYFRTNSKCDISLNNWCESFNKSIIDARDKPIITMLETIRAQLMERIHKQRDGMTKYTGVICPNIQKILDLQKQFSISWIPTWNGEDEFELSGPYGDKRVVNIRHRSCSCRRWDISGIPCCHAVAALIYIREEPEKWVHTSFSKKTFMQIYSHVVHVVDSKDTWPAREPLLPPDVPKQVKRRMQGPQLLSGQR